DNA from Nitrospira sp.:
TGAACACCAGTTCACGCGTATCGCCGGCGTAACGGAGATGACCTCCACCAGCATGCTCGGCTCCTCGAACATCACTCTACAGTTCGAACTGAGCCGCGATATCGACGGGGCTGCGCGCGATGTTCAGGCAGCGATCATGGCGGCGCGCAGCGATCTGCCGGCCAACCTCCCGAGCCAGCCTATGTATCGCAAGATCAACCCAGCCGATGCGCCGATTCTCATCCTGTCCTTGACCTCGGAGATCGTGAGTCGCGGCCGGATGTACGATGTTGCTTCCAGTGTCCTTCAGCAGAACCTGTCGCAGATCGACGGTGTTGGTCAGGTCTATGTGGGAGGAGGCTCGCTTCCCGCCGTGCGCGTCGATCTCAACCCGACGTCGCTCCACAAGTACGGGATCGGACTGGGCGACGTCCGTCGGATGTTGAGCGAGACGAACGTGAATCGTCCGAAAGGTCAGCTCTCCAATGGGAAGCGGACATGGGAAATTCGGACGAATGACCAGCTCTACGAGGCTGAAGATTATTTGCCGCTGATCGTGAGTTATCGCGAAGGTAGAGCCGTACGACTCTCGGACATCGCGACTGTGGAGCAGTCGGTCGAGGATCTACGAACCATGGGTGTGGCGAACGGGACCCCGGCGGTGCTTATCATTATCAGCCGGCAGCCCGGAGCGAATATTATCGAAACTGTCGACCGGGTGATGGCCATGCTTCCACAGCTGGAAGCGTCCATTCCCGGGACGATGACACTCTCGGTCATGGGCGACCGCACACCGGCCATCCGTGCCTCCCTGCATGACGTCGAACGGACGCTGGCGATCTCCGTGTTCCTCGTGATCCTGGTGGTGTTCCTGTTTCTCAGGGACGTCCGTGCCACGCTCATTCCCTGTGTGGCGGTCCCTGTCTCGCTGATCAGCACGTTCGGGGTGATGTACCTCCTCGGGTACAGTCTCGACAACCTTTCACTGATGGCGCTCACGATCGCGACAGGATTTGTGGTAGACGACGCGATCGTCGTCCTGGAAAACATCAGCCGCTATCGTGAGCAGGGCATGGCTCCCATGGAGGCCGCTCTGCGTGGTGCGCGGGAGATCACGTTTACCGTCCTGTCGATGACGTTGTCGTTGGTCGCCGTCTTTGTCCCCATCCTCTTCATGGGGGGGATGATGGGTCGGCTGTTCCGGGAATTTGCCGTCACACTCTCGGTGGCGATTCTCGTTTCGCTCGTCCTGTCGCTCACCACGACGCCCATGATGTGCGCGAGGGTGCTGAGGCCAGACCAGGGACAATCTCACGGCTGGTGCTACCGCCTGAGCGCGGGGTTTTTCGAAGGGATGCGCGCCGGATACGCTAGGAGTCTCTCCTGGGTTCTCCGCCATCCGCGCGGAATGCTCGCGTTCACGCTGGCCACCATGGCCTTGAGCGTATATCTCTACACCGTCATTCCCAAAGGATTTTTTCCGCAGCAGGACACCGGTCGCATGTTCGGGTTCATTCAGGCGGCACAAGACATTTCGTTCCAAGCCATGCGTGAGAAGCTTACCGAAGTTGTGGATCTCATCAAGAGCGATCCAGCGGTAGAAACGGTGACAGGATTCAGCGGCGGCAGCGGGAGCACGAACTCAGGCCGCATGTACATTACGCTGAAACCGCTTCAGGAGCGGCAGATCAGCGTGGATCATGTTATCGCGCGTTTGCGTCCCAAGCTGGCCCAGGTGCCGGGCGCGCCGACGGTGCTGCAGGCGATTCAGGATCTGCGCATCGGCGGTCGGGTAAGCAGCGCGCAATACCAATATACCCTTCAAAGCGTGGACCTAGCCGAGCTGAACACCTGGGCGCCCAGAGTAGAGCGCCGGCTTCGAACGCTCAGCGAAATTGTGGATGTCAATAGCGATCAGCAAGACAAGGGGCTGCAGTCGCTGGTCGTGTTCGACCGGAGCACCGCTTCTCGACTCGGGCTCAGCCCTCAGCTCATCGATGACACATTGTACGATGCATTCGGCCAGCGCCAGGTTTCCATCCTGTATACGACGCTGAACCAGTATCACGTCGTGATGGAAGTGGCACCGCCATACTGGCAGAACCCGTCCACGCTTCAGGAGATCTATGTGCGGTCTCAGACGGGGGAACAGGTGCCGCTGAGCGCGGTGACGCGGTTTGAACCAACGAACACGCTGCTGCTCGTCAACCATCAGGGACAATTTCCCGGCGTGACGCTGTCGTTCAACATGGCACCCGGCATTTCGCTCGGCGAGGCGGTGGAGGCCATTGAGAAGTCGATGCGGGAGATTGGACTGCCGGCCGGTATTCAAGGTAGTTTTCAGGGAGCAGCCAGAGCGTTCCAATCATCCGTCGAGAATCAACCAGTGCTGGTTCTTGCCGCGCTCCTGACGGTCTACATTGTGTTGGGCATTTTGTACGAGAGCTATATCCATCCGCTGACGATCCTCTCCACGCTTCCGTCCGCCGGCGTCGGCGCCTTGCTCGCGCTGCTCCTGTTCAAGACGGAATTGAGCATGATTGCGCTCATCGGCATCATTCTGCTCATCGGAATCGTGAAAAAAAACGCCATTATGATGATCGATTTCGCCTTGGATGTCGAGCGGAAGGACGGCGAACAGCCGGAGGAGGCGATCTACCGGGCCTGCCTGCTGCGTTTCAGGCCGATTATGATGACGACGATGGCGGCCTTGTTCGGCGCCTTGCCATTGGCCATAGGAATGGGTGTGGGATCGGAGTTGCGACGGCCACTCGGAATCGCAATCGTGGGCGGCCTACTCGTCAGTCAGTTGCTTACCCTCTATACAACGCCGGTCGTCTATCTCTATCTCGATCGAATGCGACTGAGCTTCTTGCGAATCTTCTCAAGAACAGTGGAAAGCAGGCCACTTCTCAAATAATCATGATCGGTCCAGATCGTACATATCGGCAATGAAAGATGTGAGCCTGTGGTACGTGTGGTGACGGTGTTGCCGGGGTATGATCGATCTGGAAACACAAAGGGCCCGATGGTTTCCCACCGAGCCCTTCGCATGTCCAGATTCTCAGCACTCAGCACTGAGTTTAGTACATTCCCTCCATGCCGTGGCTGTGTCCGCCACCCGGCATAGCCGGTTCTTTCTTTTCCTCGGGGAGTTCGGTGATCATGACCTCGGTGGTGAGCATCAAACCCGCCACGCTGGCGGCGTTTTGTAGCGCCGTCCGCGACACCTTGGTCGGATCGATGATGCCGGACTTGATCATGTCGACATATTCGTCCGTGGCGGCGTTGTACCCACCATTGACGTTCTTCTCTTCCCGAACCTTGCCGACGATGACCGATGCTTCCGCCCCGGCATTCGCGGCGATCTGTCGGATCGGCTCTTCGAGCGCGCGCCGGACGATGTCGAGCCCGACTTTCTGCTCCAGTGGGACATCCTTGAGTCCATCGAGCGCCTTCACGCAGCGGAGATAGGCCACGCCGCCTCCGGGGACGATCCCCTCTTCCACTGCCGCCTTGGTGGCATGCAGCGCGTCCTCGACCCGGGCCTTCTTCTCCTTCATCTCCGTCTC
Protein-coding regions in this window:
- a CDS encoding multidrug efflux RND transporter permease subunit, with the protein product MNISSPFIRRPVATTLLTVGVTLIGVVAFRFLPVAALPQVEFPTINVSAGLPGASPETMATSVAAPLEHQFTRIAGVTEMTSTSMLGSSNITLQFELSRDIDGAARDVQAAIMAARSDLPANLPSQPMYRKINPADAPILILSLTSEIVSRGRMYDVASSVLQQNLSQIDGVGQVYVGGGSLPAVRVDLNPTSLHKYGIGLGDVRRMLSETNVNRPKGQLSNGKRTWEIRTNDQLYEAEDYLPLIVSYREGRAVRLSDIATVEQSVEDLRTMGVANGTPAVLIIISRQPGANIIETVDRVMAMLPQLEASIPGTMTLSVMGDRTPAIRASLHDVERTLAISVFLVILVVFLFLRDVRATLIPCVAVPVSLISTFGVMYLLGYSLDNLSLMALTIATGFVVDDAIVVLENISRYREQGMAPMEAALRGAREITFTVLSMTLSLVAVFVPILFMGGMMGRLFREFAVTLSVAILVSLVLSLTTTPMMCARVLRPDQGQSHGWCYRLSAGFFEGMRAGYARSLSWVLRHPRGMLAFTLATMALSVYLYTVIPKGFFPQQDTGRMFGFIQAAQDISFQAMREKLTEVVDLIKSDPAVETVTGFSGGSGSTNSGRMYITLKPLQERQISVDHVIARLRPKLAQVPGAPTVLQAIQDLRIGGRVSSAQYQYTLQSVDLAELNTWAPRVERRLRTLSEIVDVNSDQQDKGLQSLVVFDRSTASRLGLSPQLIDDTLYDAFGQRQVSILYTTLNQYHVVMEVAPPYWQNPSTLQEIYVRSQTGEQVPLSAVTRFEPTNTLLLVNHQGQFPGVTLSFNMAPGISLGEAVEAIEKSMREIGLPAGIQGSFQGAARAFQSSVENQPVLVLAALLTVYIVLGILYESYIHPLTILSTLPSAGVGALLALLLFKTELSMIALIGIILLIGIVKKNAIMMIDFALDVERKDGEQPEEAIYRACLLRFRPIMMTTMAALFGALPLAIGMGVGSELRRPLGIAIVGGLLVSQLLTLYTTPVVYLYLDRMRLSFLRIFSRTVESRPLLK
- a CDS encoding TCP-1/cpn60 chaperonin family protein, whose translation is ETEMKEKKARVEDALHATKAAVEEGIVPGGGVAYLRCVKALDGLKDVPLEQKVGLDIVRRALEEPIRQIAANAGAEASVIVGKVREEKNVNGGYNAATDEYVDMIKSGIIDPTKVSRTALQNAASVAGLMLTTEVMITELPEEKKEPAMPGGGHSHGMEGMY